In Bacteroidota bacterium, the following proteins share a genomic window:
- a CDS encoding glycosyltransferase family 2 protein, which produces MIKNKKLVIVLPAYNAAKTLGDTYAEIPFNIVDEVILVDDASKDDTTEVARQLGIKHVIVHQKNRGYGGNQKSCYDKALSLNADLVIMLHPDYQYTPKLIEAMASIMANEVYPVVMGSRVLGKGALKGGMPLYKYIFNRMLTLAQNIMMNQKLSEYHTGYRGFTREVLQTINYHANSDDFVFDNQMLAQIFYAGYEIAEVTCPTKYFDEASSINFSRSMKYGLGVLGVSFLYLIAKTGIYKSYLFKK; this is translated from the coding sequence ATGATCAAGAACAAGAAACTTGTAATTGTATTGCCCGCTTACAATGCAGCAAAAACGCTTGGCGATACTTATGCTGAAATTCCTTTTAACATTGTGGATGAAGTAATATTAGTGGACGATGCCAGCAAAGACGACACAACTGAGGTAGCCAGACAATTAGGAATTAAACATGTAATAGTGCACCAAAAAAACCGAGGATATGGTGGCAATCAAAAATCGTGTTATGACAAAGCATTATCGTTGAACGCTGATTTGGTTATCATGCTACATCCCGATTATCAATACACGCCTAAGCTGATAGAAGCTATGGCAAGCATCATGGCAAACGAAGTATATCCAGTTGTGATGGGTTCTCGGGTACTAGGCAAAGGAGCACTCAAAGGCGGCATGCCTTTGTATAAATATATTTTTAACCGCATGCTTACACTGGCACAAAATATTATGATGAATCAAAAACTGAGTGAGTATCATACAGGGTATCGTGGATTTACACGTGAGGTTTTACAAACTATTAATTACCATGCAAACAGCGATGACTTTGTATTTGACAATCAAATGCTGGCGCAAATTTTTTATGCCGGATATGAAATTGCCGAAGTAACTTGCCCAACTAAATATTTTGACGAAGCTTCATCCATCAATTTTTCGCGCAGCATGAAATATGGCTTAGGCGTATTGGGCGTTTCTTTTTTATACTTAATTGCAAAAACAGGAATCTATAAATCTTACCTATTCAAAAAATAA
- a CDS encoding T9SS type A sorting domain-containing protein, translating into MFVSAANDCQFFTDKIGMYFSVDSFYSDTGYYFNVTPQVENTSGNILMDTLNWIEVGGYFIAQGGEKYICLGNFSNIQMTLVDSNYNTNGLAPGAYYYIDDISVIDCTASSINEIPALEFQLLNNAARHTLTVTSESISEFTILALDGKKVKSQYYHKEESKIEIDIGSLARGMYLLQVMDKRKRLGYKRFVRW; encoded by the coding sequence ATGTTTGTAAGTGCTGCTAATGATTGTCAATTTTTTACTGATAAAATTGGAATGTATTTTTCTGTAGATAGTTTTTATAGCGATACAGGGTATTATTTTAATGTAACGCCACAAGTAGAAAATACTTCTGGCAACATTTTAATGGATACATTAAATTGGATAGAAGTTGGAGGTTATTTCATTGCGCAAGGAGGTGAGAAATATATTTGTTTAGGTAACTTTAGTAATATACAGATGACTTTGGTAGATAGTAATTATAACACTAATGGTCTAGCACCTGGAGCATATTACTACATTGATGACATCTCCGTCATAGACTGCACCGCATCTAGCATTAACGAGATACCTGCATTGGAGTTTCAATTATTAAACAATGCAGCAAGGCATACACTCACCGTTACAAGCGAGAGCATCAGTGAGTTTACTATTTTAGCATTAGATGGCAAAAAAGTAAAGAGCCAATATTATCATAAAGAAGAAAGTAAAATAGAAATAGATATTGGCTCGCTTGCGCGTGGTATGTATTTGCTTCAGGTAATGGATAAAAGAAAACGGCTGGGGTATAAAAGGTTTGTGAG
- a CDS encoding T9SS type A sorting domain-containing protein: MKKYFYLLIGVLSIAQLAIAQKEAWNWYFGNTCALNFSTGAPLPLFNSIMNQYEGSSSISDATGNLLFYTDGVIVVDSTHAIMPNGTGLMGNSSANQSALIIPNPGNPSKYYLFSNSTFSLYFSEVDMTLNGGKGDVVLATKNTLVNPSCSEKLAGVKHANGVDFWVMVHGTGNSTFYAYLVSAAGVTLTPVTTSIGIVDIGAIGQMQFSPDGKKCAFGTYGGTNNCGIFDFDAATGIVSNPIDIPVSNQVYGLSFSPNSRFLYRGHNPFGSAIYQYDCNAGSAAAVIASEVLVGSGFSNDEGHLQIGPDNKVYLARDGLSNLGVIEYPDSPGVACGFNAVGPSLGGKFCGLGLPNFQSAFFNNNAQIENFCLGDTTTFVVSDSVILAAVSWNFGDPGSGPLNTSFNYSAAHYYSAAGTYNVQLIVVYLNLSIDTLVYPITIYPAPQPNLGPDSTLCIGQSYMLDPGAFNTYLWSNGSTAGNITTLNSGTYTVTVTDINGCKSADSVALIYTACANVIVNIAANDSLFCDKNCIDFTDLTQNSPYSWMWYFTGASPATSTDQNPQNICYNNYGTFDVTLVACNNVGCDSVVFPAFITEFQLPVAPVATLNNNVLSSTSAFSYQWFIVGDTTVYSTAQTYTPTVSGNYYVLIADSNGCQVPSNVVGFYLGISQLNQSDMVLFPNPAGNSLYIQTGVVTNSAITITIYDASGRIVYNQQQLLQGVNGQLKIDLKNISSGLYTLEVVQKNSVARVKFAKE, from the coding sequence ATGAAGAAATATTTTTATCTACTTATTGGAGTTTTAAGCATAGCACAACTTGCAATTGCCCAAAAAGAAGCCTGGAACTGGTATTTTGGAAATACCTGCGCTCTTAATTTTTCGACCGGTGCACCCTTACCTTTGTTTAACAGTATCATGAATCAATATGAAGGAAGCTCTTCCATTTCAGACGCAACTGGCAATTTACTTTTTTATACCGATGGAGTGATTGTAGTTGACAGCACTCATGCCATCATGCCCAATGGCACAGGACTTATGGGAAATAGCTCTGCCAATCAATCGGCATTGATAATTCCAAATCCCGGCAATCCATCTAAATATTATCTATTCAGCAATTCAACCTTCAGTCTTTATTTCAGTGAAGTTGATATGACCTTAAACGGAGGCAAGGGCGATGTTGTTTTAGCAACCAAGAACACCCTTGTTAATCCTTCGTGTTCCGAAAAACTGGCAGGTGTAAAACATGCCAACGGTGTTGATTTTTGGGTAATGGTGCACGGCACTGGCAATAGCACATTTTACGCATATCTTGTTTCTGCGGCTGGTGTAACATTGACTCCGGTTACCACATCAATAGGTATAGTTGATATAGGGGCTATTGGACAAATGCAATTTTCACCAGATGGTAAAAAATGCGCCTTTGGTACTTATGGAGGCACCAATAATTGCGGCATTTTTGATTTTGATGCGGCAACGGGAATTGTTTCGAATCCAATTGATATTCCAGTTTCGAATCAGGTGTATGGTTTAAGCTTCTCTCCTAACAGCCGGTTTTTATACCGCGGTCACAATCCGTTTGGCAGCGCAATCTATCAATATGATTGCAATGCCGGCAGTGCGGCAGCTGTTATAGCTTCAGAGGTATTGGTTGGTTCAGGATTTAGCAATGATGAAGGTCACCTTCAAATTGGGCCTGACAATAAAGTATATCTGGCACGTGATGGCTTATCCAATTTAGGAGTAATTGAATACCCCGATTCGCCTGGAGTAGCATGCGGGTTTAATGCTGTTGGCCCTTCGCTTGGAGGCAAATTTTGCGGATTAGGATTGCCTAATTTTCAATCCGCATTTTTTAATAATAATGCACAAATTGAAAACTTCTGTCTGGGTGATACTACAACATTCGTAGTGTCTGATTCTGTAATATTAGCTGCAGTATCGTGGAACTTTGGCGACCCCGGATCGGGGCCTCTTAATACCTCTTTTAACTATAGCGCGGCACATTACTACAGCGCTGCCGGCACCTATAATGTGCAACTTATAGTTGTATACCTAAACTTAAGTATTGACACTTTAGTGTATCCTATAACCATATATCCTGCACCACAACCCAACCTGGGACCTGACAGTACCTTATGTATAGGCCAATCCTATATGCTTGACCCGGGAGCATTTAACACCTACCTTTGGAGCAATGGCAGCACTGCCGGCAACATAACCACGCTCAACAGTGGAACGTATACTGTTACAGTAACAGACATTAACGGATGTAAGAGCGCTGACTCTGTTGCGTTGATTTATACAGCATGCGCTAATGTTATTGTCAATATAGCCGCTAACGACTCTTTATTTTGTGATAAAAACTGTATTGACTTTACTGACCTTACACAAAACAGCCCCTACTCATGGATGTGGTATTTTACCGGTGCCTCTCCTGCTACTTCTACCGATCAAAACCCACAAAATATTTGCTATAATAATTATGGAACATTTGATGTAACCCTTGTAGCATGCAATAATGTTGGATGCGATTCGGTAGTATTTCCTGCCTTCATCACCGAATTTCAATTGCCTGTGGCACCGGTTGCTACGTTAAATAACAATGTACTTAGCTCTACTTCAGCTTTTAGTTATCAATGGTTTATTGTTGGCGACACCACCGTTTACAGCACCGCACAAACATATACTCCTACGGTTAGTGGAAACTACTATGTACTTATAGCTGATAGCAATGGATGTCAGGTTCCAAGCAACGTGGTTGGATTTTATCTTGGAATATCACAATTAAACCAAAGCGACATGGTGTTATTTCCAAACCCTGCCGGCAATTCACTTTATATTCAAACCGGGGTTGTTACAAATTCAGCAATAACTATAACCATATACGATGCCTCCGGAAGGATCGTATATAATCAACAGCAATTGCTTCAAGGAGTCAATGGTCAATTAAAAATTGATTTAAAGAATATTTCATCAGGCTTATATACACTGGAGGTGGTTCAAAAAAATTCGGTAGCCCGTGTTAAGTTTGCAAAGGAGTAG
- a CDS encoding DinB family protein, which yields MYYKIDDFVKNCTYEMQSTIKLWKNLTDQSLSFKPHPDVRSLGFMAWHITVTFTEMMGLTGLKVDGTHQADYNGESVTTILETYERSATSLMNLLQSQWKDADLDIEDDMYGQRWKRGNTLQILLRHQTHHRGEMIPLMRMAGLKVIGIYGPSKEEWIAWGREPMN from the coding sequence ATGTATTATAAAATAGACGACTTTGTAAAAAATTGTACTTACGAAATGCAAAGTACCATAAAGCTTTGGAAAAATCTCACAGACCAATCGTTAAGTTTTAAGCCACATCCGGATGTTCGTTCGTTGGGATTTATGGCTTGGCATATTACCGTAACTTTTACTGAAATGATGGGATTAACAGGTCTTAAGGTAGATGGAACGCATCAAGCGGATTATAATGGAGAAAGTGTAACGACTATTCTCGAAACATATGAGCGTAGCGCCACATCACTTATGAATCTTTTGCAGAGCCAATGGAAAGATGCAGATTTAGATATAGAAGATGATATGTATGGACAACGATGGAAGCGAGGAAATACGTTGCAGATTTTATTGCGACATCAAACGCATCACCGTGGAGAAATGATTCCGCTAATGCGAATGGCCGGATTGAAAGTAATAGGCATATATGGACCGAGCAAGGAAGAGTGGATAGCCTGGGGCCGCGAGCCAATGAATTAA
- a CDS encoding DUF4258 domain-containing protein translates to MLKPIIFLLLLWSFAGCIPAEVSNEIKDEGYRETDIVFTKHAKCRMKCRFIDEAEVREIIANGDVNMAKSNSRDRPCPTFALEGITSDKQHVRIVIADCDGPNKVVTAIDLENDYACDCK, encoded by the coding sequence ATGTTAAAGCCGATTATATTCTTGCTTTTGCTTTGGAGTTTTGCAGGATGCATTCCGGCCGAAGTATCAAATGAAATTAAAGATGAAGGTTATCGTGAAACCGATATTGTGTTTACAAAGCACGCCAAATGCCGCATGAAATGCAGGTTTATAGACGAGGCCGAAGTGCGCGAAATAATTGCCAATGGTGATGTTAATATGGCCAAAAGTAATTCGAGGGATAGGCCGTGTCCCACTTTTGCTTTGGAAGGCATAACCAGCGATAAGCAACATGTGCGCATCGTAATTGCCGATTGCGATGGCCCGAATAAAGTTGTAACTGCCATTGACCTTGAAAATGACTATGCCTGCGATTGCAAATAA
- the ruvA gene encoding Holliday junction branch migration protein RuvA yields the protein MYEYITGNFITKTATQIVVEANGIGYEINISLHTYSKIKDEHKGKIFLHLSIKEDAHTLYGFAEDAERKMFRHLITVNGVGTNTARMILSSLSPNDLQHTIASGNAPALQKIKGIGAKSAQKIIIDLRDKVFKEVPELAGSSANLTRSSGRSEALSALVTLGFARNSAEKALETTLKQKGETATVEELIKGALNNM from the coding sequence ATGTACGAATACATAACAGGGAATTTTATAACAAAAACGGCTACACAAATAGTAGTCGAAGCCAATGGTATTGGATATGAAATTAATATATCCTTACACACTTATTCAAAAATAAAAGATGAACATAAGGGCAAAATATTTTTGCACTTATCCATAAAAGAAGATGCCCATACGCTTTATGGTTTTGCAGAGGATGCCGAAAGAAAAATGTTCAGGCATTTAATAACGGTAAATGGCGTTGGAACTAATACTGCCCGCATGATATTGTCATCACTATCGCCAAACGATTTGCAACATACCATAGCAAGCGGCAATGCCCCGGCATTGCAAAAAATAAAAGGGATAGGTGCCAAGAGCGCACAAAAAATAATTATTGATTTGCGCGATAAAGTGTTTAAGGAAGTTCCTGAATTGGCCGGAAGTTCTGCAAATTTAACCCGTTCATCGGGACGCAGCGAAGCGCTGAGTGCATTGGTAACCCTTGGTTTTGCCCGTAACAGTGCAGAAAAAGCGTTGGAAACTACTCTTAAACAAAAAGGCGAAACTGCAACTGTAGAAGAATTAATTAAAGGCGCTTTAAATAATATGTAA
- a CDS encoding NADP-dependent malic enzyme, which yields MNEPKDALEYHSQGRPGKIEVIPTKPSSTQRDLSLAYSPGVAEPCLAIAANPEDVYKYTSKGNLVAVISNGTAVLGLGNIGPEASKPVMEGKGILFKIFADIDVFDIEINQTDVDDFVKTVKAISPTFGGINLEDIKAPECFEIERRLKEELTIPVMHDDQHGTAIISGAALINALELANKKIEDVRIVVNGAGASAISCTKLYVSLGAKLDNIVMLDSKGVIRADMEITDNHKRQFATHRDISTLVEAMQDADVFIGLSKGNILNKKMVQSMAPNAIVFALANPDPEINYEDAKAARTDFIFATGRSDYPNQVNNAIGFPFIFRGALDVRATQINEAMKLAAVHAIAQLAKEPVPEIVNMAYNKKNLSFGTEYIIPKPLDPRLISTVAPAVAKAAIDSGVAQTRIADWVAYAESLDNRLGRDDRVSKVLINSAKQNPQRVVFAEADNYKMLKAAQITRDEGIAKPILLGNKEKIEQISRENKLDISGIPVIDPRVDDTYIQSFGEQFYERRQRKGYTLYEAKKLMRERNYYGAMMVETGQADALISGLTRQYSDTIRPALRIFGKQPNTRVVAGMYIIITKRGPIFFADTTVNVRPTWEELVDITLLVATSIQQFNLKPRIAMLSYSNFGSSNDAEVIKVRKAVEYLHQNYPGLIVDGEIQANMAFNTNLLQDNYPFTELVNGGANTLIFPSLEAGNIAYKLMMELAGYEAIGPILLGVNKPVHVLQLGSSIREIVNMITIAVVDAQSRKKQS from the coding sequence ATGAATGAACCAAAAGATGCATTAGAATATCACAGCCAGGGCAGGCCAGGAAAAATAGAAGTTATACCTACCAAGCCCAGCAGCACCCAACGCGACTTGTCTTTGGCCTATTCTCCGGGTGTAGCCGAGCCTTGTTTGGCCATAGCTGCCAACCCCGAAGATGTATATAAGTACACAAGCAAAGGCAACCTGGTTGCGGTTATAAGTAATGGCACGGCAGTATTGGGCCTGGGCAACATTGGTCCCGAAGCATCGAAGCCGGTAATGGAAGGCAAGGGAATTTTGTTTAAAATATTTGCCGACATTGATGTGTTTGATATCGAAATAAACCAAACCGATGTAGATGATTTTGTAAAAACCGTAAAGGCCATTTCTCCTACTTTTGGCGGCATTAACCTTGAAGACATTAAAGCGCCCGAGTGTTTTGAAATTGAACGTAGGCTAAAGGAAGAACTTACTATACCGGTAATGCATGATGATCAGCATGGCACTGCAATTATATCGGGAGCAGCATTAATAAACGCACTTGAACTGGCCAATAAAAAAATTGAAGATGTGCGCATTGTTGTAAATGGCGCAGGCGCATCAGCCATATCTTGTACTAAGCTCTATGTATCGTTAGGGGCAAAGCTGGATAATATAGTTATGCTTGACAGTAAAGGAGTAATTCGTGCCGATATGGAGATTACTGACAACCACAAAAGGCAGTTTGCAACCCATCGCGATATTTCAACGCTGGTAGAAGCCATGCAGGATGCCGATGTTTTTATTGGACTGTCGAAAGGAAATATTCTAAATAAAAAAATGGTACAAAGTATGGCACCCAACGCCATCGTCTTTGCTCTTGCAAACCCCGACCCTGAGATAAACTATGAAGACGCAAAGGCTGCACGCACCGATTTTATTTTTGCAACCGGCCGAAGCGACTATCCAAATCAGGTTAACAACGCTATAGGTTTTCCATTTATATTCCGTGGCGCATTGGATGTGCGAGCTACCCAAATTAACGAAGCCATGAAACTGGCTGCAGTACACGCTATTGCCCAACTTGCCAAAGAGCCTGTACCCGAAATAGTAAACATGGCATACAATAAAAAGAATTTATCATTTGGCACCGAATACATTATACCCAAGCCTCTTGACCCTCGCCTAATAAGCACGGTGGCTCCAGCGGTAGCTAAAGCAGCTATTGATTCGGGCGTGGCACAAACCCGCATTGCAGATTGGGTTGCCTATGCCGAAAGTCTGGATAACCGACTAGGGCGCGATGATAGGGTGAGCAAGGTGCTTATCAACTCTGCCAAACAAAATCCGCAGCGAGTAGTATTTGCCGAAGCCGACAATTACAAAATGCTGAAAGCTGCGCAGATAACTCGTGATGAAGGTATTGCTAAGCCAATACTATTAGGCAACAAAGAAAAAATTGAACAAATAAGCCGTGAAAACAAATTAGACATTAGCGGAATTCCAGTTATAGATCCGCGTGTAGACGACACCTATATTCAAAGCTTTGGCGAGCAATTTTATGAAAGGCGTCAACGTAAAGGCTATACCTTGTATGAAGCCAAAAAATTAATGCGCGAGCGGAATTACTACGGTGCCATGATGGTAGAAACCGGACAAGCAGATGCTTTAATTTCAGGACTTACCCGACAATATTCAGACACCATTCGTCCGGCCTTGAGAATTTTTGGCAAACAGCCAAATACACGCGTAGTAGCGGGAATGTATATTATTATAACTAAACGCGGGCCTATATTTTTTGCTGATACCACTGTGAACGTGCGCCCAACCTGGGAAGAACTGGTCGATATCACCTTGTTGGTAGCTACTTCTATACAACAATTCAATCTTAAGCCACGCATAGCCATGCTGTCTTACAGCAACTTTGGGTCGAGCAACGATGCCGAAGTAATAAAGGTACGTAAAGCCGTTGAATACCTGCATCAGAATTATCCCGGACTTATTGTTGATGGCGAAATACAAGCAAATATGGCTTTCAACACAAACCTGCTTCAGGATAATTATCCCTTTACCGAATTGGTAAATGGTGGCGCCAATACATTAATATTCCCATCGCTCGAAGCTGGCAACATTGCCTACAAACTCATGATGGAACTTGCAGGATATGAGGCCATAGGCCCCATACTGTTAGGTGTAAACAAGCCTGTACATGTTTTACAGTTAGGAAGCAGCATTCGCGAAATTGTAAACATGATAACCATTGCCGTTGTTGATGCTCAGAGCAGGAAAAAACAGTCCTAG